In Acidobacteriota bacterium, the sequence CAATATCTTCGCCGCCACCGCCAATCCGCTGCAGCTCATTGTGGCCGAGTCGGAACAGGGGCGCGGCGTGTTGGGCGTGATCGACGGGGAGCCGCCCAAGGGGGTCGAGGATGCCGGCCACCGGCAGTGGCGGACCGACTTCCTGCGCCGGATCGGTTACAAGCGTTAGAGCCGTCGGCCGTAACGGCCCATGAGCTGGGCCGAGGCGAGCACGCGTCCGCCCATGGCCCGCTCCAGATCCCGGGCGGTGCAGCCGGCGGGCAGGTCCAACGGTTCCGACAGCGCGAACAATTTGAAGTAGTACCGGTGCGCCGGCCCGTGGGGCGGACACGGCCCGCCGTAGCCCACGCGCCGGAAGCTGTTGACGCCCTGCCGGGAGCCGTCGGGCAGCTCGCCGGTCTTGGCCACGTTCTCCGCCAGGCTGGTGGCGCCGGCCGGGATGTTGAACATCACCCAGTGCACCCAGGTGCCCATGGGCGCGTCGGGGTCGTCGCATAACAGGGCGAAGCTCCGGGTGGCCGCGGGCGGCGTGCTCCAGGCCAGCGGCGGCGACACGTCAGGGCCGTCGCAGGTGTGGCGGGTGGGGATGGTCTGGCCTTCCACAAACGACGGACTGGACAACTGGAATTTCATAACACCCTCCTGGATCGCGGCCGGTCGGTCGTCGGGCCGATCGGTCGATCGCGCCGCCTGCCGATCGGCTGTCGGCGCGGATCTTCCGCCGGCCTGCCCGCAAGCCACCGCCAACGCGGCCGCCAGGGCAAGCACGACGGTCAACAGCCATGGGCCGAGTGGTCTGATCATCATGTCGCTGCGATCCGCCGGCTGGAATTGTCACTATTCTATCACAACCGCCGATCCGTTGCGGAGGATGCGGCGCCGGGGGCATGGCGGTGAACAGTAAACAATTGGGTCGGAGATAGGCGTTCCGGGTGTGTCGGGCTCGTAATTCGTCAATGTGATCGTGATCGTGATGCGTGATCGTGCGCACATGCGCAATCAACGGGAACATCACCGTGCGCACGCGGGCCGCAGGAGGCGGCGGCGACCTGCCGAGCATGATGGCGCTGGTGGTGGACGGGGTTCCAACCGGCTGGTCGCTTTGGATCAACAGCAGTTTCAGCATCGCTGAGTGAAAACAGACTCAACGGCGTCTGTTCATCACCGCAAGCCGCATCCACAGAGTTTCACCGGGCAACCATCCGATGTCCGATGTCCGAAGTCCGATGTCCTCTTGGTGGAACGAGCCTCGAGACTCGAGCCTCGATTACGAATTACGATCACGATTTCGATGAAGAATCCGAGGCCCTGAGCCACACGAGGGTGGCGCCCCAGTGGCCGCGACCGGGCGGGGCGTCGGCGAACTGCTCCACAAAATCCAGGCGGGCCAGCAGCGTCTGCACCCGCCGGCGCTGGACGCCGATCCCTTTGCCGTGGATGAGGCGCACCTCGCGCCAGCCGCGGGCGCGGCACTCGCGGAGGTACGCCTCGACCACCGAGGGGATGTCCGCCGGGGCGAAGGCGTGCAGGTCGAGGGCGTCCTCGATGGGGAGGGCCACGTACGAATCATCTTCGGGATCGGCCGGGGGCGGGGCGGGGGGCTCGCCGGCCCGCACGTCACACTTCCTGGATGCGTTTGCTCAGGATCGTCCGGATATCGTCCAGGCTGCGCTTGTAGATCAGGCTCATGACATAGAGCTCGTTGGCCAGGAACAGGGGCACCAGGCAGTACTCGAGCAGCAGGGCGCTGAACAGCTGCGGGTGCTCCATGAGCGTGGTGAACGCGGGGGCGGAAATATTGTGGTACACCTTGAGGATGCGCGATTTGGCGTACGACATCTTGCGCTTTTCGAGAACCACGTCCTCCTTGTGGGTCAGGAACTCGCGGATTTTCTTGTCGTGCAGCGGCTTGAGCTGGGATTTGGCCTTCTTGCTGAACTGCTCGAAGGCGTCGTGCATCTGCTTGAGGCGGTCCACCTGGGGATCGATGATGAACTGCTTGGCCTTGGCCGCCTTCCAGTGGAGCGTCGCGTTGCGGAAATTGTACTGGAAGCGCTTCATCACGTAATCCATGTTCACGTCGCGCAGATTCTTTTCGAACACGTCTGCGGCCGGAAGCTGGAAGTCCTCCAGCTTGAAATCGTCGTGATAGACGTTGACCGACGTTTCCACCACTTTGTGCCGCGCTTCGGTGTAAATCTCCAGGGCATAGACGTTGTTCAGGTCCATGTTGAACCGGTTGTGGAGCCGGAGACGGAGCTGGGTGGGTGAATCGGCCGCGCCCGCGCCGGTTTCCTTCTTGATTTCCCGGTTCAGACTGGTGTCGATCTTGGCCCCGAGATCGTTGTGGCGGAACAGGATCATCGCGTTGTACACGATTTCTTCGAGAGTGTTGTCCTGGATTTCAATGAAGTCCTTCACGCGGTCCTCCGGAGAAGCGAAAAGATGGGGCGCAGACAGCCCTGGCGGGTGATGGGGAACACACTGGCAATCTGGCGCGCTGTCGGCATGCTGGTCGACTCGCGGGAATCGAATCCTGACGAGATCGTCAGTTTAGCGGATAATTTTCAGAGATTCAAGCATTTGGTTGAAAAATGGTTTGAAAACGTGCGCTGCGGCCGGCATCTGAGTATAATTGGCGGACAATGCGGCGGATAGAGGCGCCGTCGATCGGAAAAGGATGCCATGGAACAGGTGTTTTCACCCAAATGGATTGCCTGGGAGACCACCCGCCGGTGCAACTTGCGGTGCATCCATTGCCGGTCGTCTTCGGGGGCGCAATCGCCGGCGGACGGATTTTCCACCGCCGACGGGTTTCAACTCATTGATGACATTGCTGATTACCACCCCGCCGTGCTGGTCCTGTCGGGGGGCGAACCGCTGCTCCGCACAGATATCTTTGATTTGGCGCAGCACGGCACCGACCGCGGCTTGCGGATGTGCCTGGCCACCAACGGTACGCTGGTGGACGATGCGGTGTGCGAGCGGATCAAGGCGTCCGGCATCCGGATCGTGTCGCTGTCGCTGGACGGCTCCACAGCGGCGGTGCACGACAACTTCCGCGCGCAACCCGGCGCCTTTGCCGGCACGGTGCGGGCCGCGGAGCTGTTCCGCACCGCCGGGATCGAGTTCATCATCAACTCCTCGTTCACCCGCCGGAACCAGGCGGATATCGCCGCCACCTTCCGCCTGGCCAAATCCCTGGGCGCCACCGCCTGGTACATGTTCATGATCGTGCCCACCGGGC encodes:
- a CDS encoding Smr/MutS family protein — its product is MRAGEPPAPPPADPEDDSYVALPIEDALDLHAFAPADIPSVVEAYLRECRARGWREVRLIHGKGIGVQRRRVQTLLARLDFVEQFADAPPGRGHWGATLVWLRASDSSSKS
- a CDS encoding radical SAM protein yields the protein MEQVFSPKWIAWETTRRCNLRCIHCRSSSGAQSPADGFSTADGFQLIDDIADYHPAVLVLSGGEPLLRTDIFDLAQHGTDRGLRMCLATNGTLVDDAVCERIKASGIRIVSLSLDGSTAAVHDNFRAQPGAFAGTVRAAELFRTAGIEFIINSSFTRRNQADIAATFRLAKSLGATAWYMFMIVPTGRGEDVLAELISADDYEELLRWHYEQEKREPDMLMRPTCAPHYYRIVAEENRKAGEKLARRSLKFSTGGAKGCIAGQTICLIDNKGEVYPCSYFPRSAGNVRRTPFREIWEKSSLLNELRDYRNFKGKCGQCEYLKICGGCRARAYAVTGDYMDEEPFCNYVPARLRHAGGSSKQEATS
- a CDS encoding YbhB/YbcL family Raf kinase inhibitor-like protein, whose amino-acid sequence is MKFQLSSPSFVEGQTIPTRHTCDGPDVSPPLAWSTPPAATRSFALLCDDPDAPMGTWVHWVMFNIPAGATSLAENVAKTGELPDGSRQGVNSFRRVGYGGPCPPHGPAHRYYFKLFALSEPLDLPAGCTARDLERAMGGRVLASAQLMGRYGRRL